Proteins encoded in a region of the Clostridium beijerinckii genome:
- a CDS encoding polysaccharide deacetylase family protein yields MSDDINNSKNYSNETSKIAEVKEAGETYEVVKNGENSEIDDNSKHNEDNSEINDISDISDISDISDISDNIRPFEIDEVGEESFDGIKKRKFAILLTIIAVAIIIGIAIAVQKSVTNKQTAEALNANGNPYSEGDKNQTDSDVYNSARSSEVEDVAFIEKYLNQQMKGQMPDGADGKKVVYLTFDDGPSETVTPKVLDTLKAENVHATFFLVGKAIDESETNKNIVKRELAEGNAIGNHTYSHNYGYLYPNGKINLENCMSDFEKTNQSLKNILGQDFSTRAVRFPGGQMTWDKKDPSGADAMDKALHEKDYHQIDWNSLSQDAEGAHKNAEQLKQEVIKTVSGREKAIILMHDTYGKEETAKALPEIIKYLKQQGYEFKIMK; encoded by the coding sequence ATGAGCGATGACATTAATAATAGTAAGAATTATAGTAATGAAACCAGTAAGATTGCTGAAGTAAAAGAAGCTGGTGAGACTTATGAAGTTGTTAAAAATGGTGAAAATAGTGAGATAGATGATAATTCTAAACACAATGAAGATAATTCTGAAATTAATGATATTAGTGATATTAGTGATATTAGTGATATTAGTGATATTAGTGATAATATAAGGCCATTTGAGATTGATGAAGTTGGTGAAGAAAGTTTCGATGGTATAAAAAAGAGAAAGTTCGCTATCTTACTTACGATAATAGCTGTAGCTATAATTATAGGAATCGCTATTGCAGTGCAAAAATCTGTTACGAATAAGCAAACAGCAGAAGCTCTTAATGCAAATGGAAATCCATATTCTGAAGGAGATAAAAATCAGACAGATAGTGACGTATATAATTCAGCGAGAAGCTCAGAAGTAGAGGATGTTGCTTTTATAGAGAAATATTTAAATCAGCAGATGAAGGGGCAAATGCCTGATGGAGCTGATGGAAAGAAAGTTGTTTACTTAACATTTGACGATGGTCCGTCAGAAACTGTGACTCCAAAAGTTTTGGATACTCTTAAAGCAGAGAATGTTCATGCTACTTTTTTTCTTGTGGGAAAAGCAATAGATGAAAGTGAAACTAATAAAAATATAGTTAAAAGAGAACTTGCAGAAGGAAATGCAATAGGTAATCATACTTATTCACATAATTATGGATATTTATATCCAAATGGAAAAATAAATTTAGAAAATTGTATGTCTGATTTTGAAAAAACCAATCAATCTTTGAAAAATATTTTAGGACAGGATTTTTCAACACGAGCTGTTAGATTCCCAGGAGGTCAAATGACATGGGATAAGAAGGACCCATCGGGAGCTGATGCAATGGATAAGGCTCTTCATGAAAAAGACTACCATCAAATAGATTGGAATTCATTGTCTCAAGATGCAGAAGGGGCACATAAAAATGCAGAGCAGTTAAAACAGGAAGTTATAAAAACTGTATCAGGAAGAGAAAAAGCAATAATATTAATGCATGATACTTATGGAAAAGAGGAAACTGCAAAAGCATTACCAGAAATAATCAAATATCTAAAACAACAAGGATATGAATTTAAAATTATGAAATAG
- a CDS encoding TldD/PmbA family protein, which yields MLSKNIVAEVLAKCLVTGGDFAEIFEENSINNSIALIDGKVDDAIGGRSYGIGIRIFKGLNSVYAYTNNNSLGGLLDTAYRAALALGDANKSEINSIVLTEKSISTIHPILYYPKDVAYDRKIAILKSSYNAAKNYNSDISQVITSYADKEQNILIANTEGLYVQDTRIRTRLGISAIASKGSENQTGFEGPGRHMGIEMFDSVDPEYHGKEAARIAHTMLYAKNCPAGNMTVAIDNGFGGVIFHEACGHSLEASAVAKGNSVFANKLGEKIASTKVTAIDDGTVPNAWGSLNIDDEGNKTQKNILIENGVLKGYMIDKLNGRRMNMEATGSSRRQSYKFQPTSRMTNTYIAAGNDNPDDIIKSIEEGLYAKKLGGGSVNPVTGEFNFAVQEGYLVKNGVIQEPVRGASLIGKGSEVLMDIDMVGNNLDVAQGMCGSSSGSIPTNVGQPMIRVKKMTVGGR from the coding sequence ATGTTATCAAAAAATATTGTAGCAGAGGTATTAGCAAAGTGCTTAGTAACTGGTGGCGATTTTGCTGAGATATTTGAAGAAAATTCAATTAATAATTCTATAGCATTAATTGACGGCAAAGTAGATGATGCCATAGGTGGAAGAAGTTATGGTATAGGAATAAGAATATTCAAGGGATTGAACAGTGTATATGCTTATACAAATAATAATAGTTTAGGCGGTCTTTTAGATACTGCTTATAGAGCAGCTTTAGCTTTAGGTGATGCAAATAAAAGTGAAATAAATTCAATAGTATTAACTGAGAAGAGTATATCTACAATACATCCAATATTGTATTATCCTAAGGATGTTGCATACGATAGAAAAATAGCAATTTTAAAAAGTTCTTATAATGCAGCAAAGAATTATAATAGTGATATTTCTCAAGTTATTACAAGTTATGCAGATAAAGAGCAAAATATTTTAATTGCAAATACTGAAGGTTTATATGTTCAAGATACAAGAATAAGAACAAGGTTAGGCATAAGTGCAATAGCATCAAAAGGAAGTGAAAACCAAACTGGATTTGAAGGACCTGGAAGACATATGGGAATTGAAATGTTTGATAGCGTTGATCCAGAATATCACGGAAAGGAAGCAGCGAGAATAGCTCATACAATGCTTTATGCAAAGAACTGCCCAGCAGGTAATATGACTGTTGCTATAGATAATGGGTTTGGGGGTGTTATATTCCATGAAGCTTGCGGACACTCTTTAGAAGCCAGTGCTGTAGCTAAAGGAAATTCAGTTTTTGCTAATAAATTAGGTGAGAAAATTGCATCAACAAAAGTAACAGCTATAGATGATGGAACTGTACCTAATGCTTGGGGATCACTAAATATAGATGATGAGGGTAATAAGACACAAAAAAATATTTTAATTGAAAATGGTGTTTTAAAAGGCTATATGATTGATAAGTTAAATGGAAGACGTATGAATATGGAGGCTACAGGAAGTTCAAGAAGACAAAGTTACAAGTTCCAACCAACTTCAAGAATGACTAATACCTATATAGCAGCTGGAAATGATAATCCGGATGATATCATTAAATCTATAGAAGAAGGATTATATGCAAAGAAGCTAGGAGGCGGATCGGTTAATCCTGTAACTGGTGAGTTTAATTTTGCAGTTCAAGAAGGGTACTTAGTTAAAAATGGTGTGATTCAGGAGCCAGTAAGAGGAGCAAGTCTTATTGGTAAAGGTAGTGAAGTACTTATGGATATAGATATGGTCGGAAATAATTTAGATGTAGCTCAAGGTATGTGTGGCTCATCATCAGGAAGTATTCCTACCAATGTAGGTCAGCCTATGATTAGAGTGAAGAAAATGACTGTTGGAGGTAGATAA
- a CDS encoding TldD/PmbA family protein, translating into MDFELFKEELFKEAKNSGFEEFEIYYSDAESLSLSIYEGEVEKYKLNNAFGLSFRGKINNKMGYSYTEILDEEAIKTLIRNAKEAAFAIENDDEQFIYEGDKKYKELDCYKKDLDNIKPDELIALSLEMEKECKKQCDKVASFQGCGIGYGKATYGIINSKGLNLKNERNNLSAYVVPIIQDNSEKYDGTGYVMAKKIDDIDPKSLAKQGLEEALSRIGGKSIPSGKYKIIINNEAMVSLLGTFSGIFNAEQAQKGLSLLKGKEGEIIASDVVTLIDDPHLKDGLGTTSFDDEGVATIKKEIISKGKLNTLLYNLKTAHKAGIKSTGNGFKSSYASIVGVSATNFYINPGDKSFEELCNEVKEGVIITDFAGLHSGASAVTGDFSLAAKGFMIENGKKSFPVEQITVAGNFFTLLKDIEEVGSDLKFPMSSIGCPSVVVKELSIAGK; encoded by the coding sequence ATGGATTTTGAATTATTTAAAGAAGAATTATTTAAAGAAGCTAAGAATTCAGGCTTTGAAGAGTTTGAAATATATTATTCTGATGCTGAAAGTTTAAGTTTAAGTATTTATGAAGGCGAAGTTGAAAAATATAAACTAAATAATGCCTTTGGTCTTTCGTTTAGAGGAAAAATCAATAACAAAATGGGATATTCATATACTGAAATATTAGATGAAGAAGCAATAAAAACTCTTATAAGAAATGCAAAGGAAGCGGCATTTGCTATAGAAAATGATGATGAACAGTTTATATATGAAGGGGATAAGAAATATAAAGAATTAGACTGTTACAAAAAAGATTTGGATAATATTAAGCCTGATGAGCTTATAGCTCTTTCTTTAGAAATGGAGAAGGAATGTAAAAAACAATGTGATAAAGTTGCAAGTTTCCAAGGTTGTGGAATTGGATATGGTAAAGCTACTTATGGAATAATAAATTCAAAGGGACTTAATTTGAAAAATGAAAGAAATAATCTAAGTGCATATGTCGTTCCAATAATACAAGATAATAGTGAAAAGTATGATGGAACAGGGTATGTTATGGCTAAAAAGATAGATGATATAGATCCAAAAAGTTTAGCTAAGCAAGGTCTTGAAGAAGCGCTTTCAAGAATTGGTGGGAAAAGCATTCCATCAGGTAAATATAAGATAATTATAAATAACGAGGCTATGGTATCACTGCTTGGAACTTTTTCAGGAATTTTTAATGCAGAGCAAGCACAAAAAGGGTTATCTTTGCTGAAAGGAAAAGAAGGTGAAATTATAGCATCAGATGTAGTGACTCTAATTGATGATCCTCACTTAAAGGATGGGCTTGGAACAACTTCATTTGATGATGAAGGAGTAGCAACTATCAAAAAAGAGATAATATCTAAAGGAAAATTGAATACATTATTATATAATCTAAAAACTGCGCATAAAGCAGGAATTAAATCTACAGGAAATGGATTCAAGTCTTCTTATGCATCAATAGTAGGCGTTAGTGCTACAAATTTTTATATAAATCCAGGTGATAAATCTTTTGAAGAACTTTGCAATGAAGTTAAAGAAGGCGTAATAATTACAGATTTTGCAGGTCTTCACTCTGGAGCTAGTGCTGTAACTGGAGATTTTTCTTTAGCAGCTAAAGGATTTATGATTGAAAATGGAAAGAAGAGTTTTCCGGTAGAACAAATTACAGTCGCAGGAAATTTCTTTACATTATTGAAAGATATAGAGGAAGTAGGAAGCGACTTAAAGTTCCCGATGAGTAGCATAGGATGTCCGTCAGTTGTTGTGAAAGAACTTTCAATAGCTGGAAAATAA
- a CDS encoding putative ABC transporter permease: protein MNVIYMYLFSFIIYSFLGWICETIYCSIIDREYVNRGFLKGPFCPIYGSGALIVIILLAPFSDNIVILFLSAMIFTSTLEYLTGFLLETIFNLKWWDYSGYKFNIKGRVCLLNSVLFGLLSLVTIKVINPIIIDLVSHISLKVSMWICNISILYLLTDGIITTVKVLKLGGKLKEMSALFDEIKEKTESYKVVLQQNLSRFDGLIEQESEKVIHAKEQISKLKVKLENLVLNNKAVNKRIIKAFPNIKSLKYQHSLDRLKEEIKKIKKK, encoded by the coding sequence ATGAATGTAATCTATATGTATCTTTTTTCTTTTATAATTTATAGCTTTCTCGGATGGATATGTGAAACTATATATTGCTCTATAATCGATAGGGAGTATGTAAATAGAGGTTTTTTAAAAGGACCATTTTGCCCTATTTATGGATCAGGTGCACTTATAGTAATTATATTACTGGCTCCATTTTCAGATAATATTGTAATTTTATTCTTAAGTGCAATGATTTTTACAAGCACATTAGAGTATTTAACAGGTTTTTTGCTAGAAACAATATTTAATCTTAAATGGTGGGATTATTCAGGCTATAAATTTAATATAAAGGGCAGAGTATGTCTATTAAATTCAGTGTTATTTGGCCTTTTATCTCTAGTCACAATAAAAGTTATTAATCCAATTATAATAGACTTAGTTAGTCACATATCATTAAAGGTTTCTATGTGGATTTGTAATATTTCAATCTTATATTTATTAACAGATGGGATAATTACAACAGTTAAAGTTTTGAAATTAGGTGGAAAACTTAAAGAAATGAGCGCTTTATTTGATGAGATAAAAGAAAAAACTGAAAGCTATAAAGTGGTTCTACAGCAAAATTTAAGCAGATTTGATGGCTTGATAGAACAGGAAAGTGAAAAAGTTATTCATGCGAAAGAACAAATTAGCAAGCTAAAAGTTAAATTAGAAAATTTGGTTTTAAACAATAAGGCTGTGAATAAACGAATAATTAAAGCATTTCCAAATATAAAGTCTTTGAAGTATCAACATTCACTAGATAGATTAAAAGAAGAGATAAAAAAGATTAAGAAAAAGTAA
- a CDS encoding LTA synthase family protein, with product MSSSNSYVVNFLKNSLKNNIKKDKVIRLIFFLVAFVSIVLKGIIFQGFVTSKDPYTFSFSTGYESASSFLNYYMAFTLIFLSFSLLFKGKGRIIYTLVIDFLLTLLILIDVWYFRGFLTVPSALILTQTANLDNMSGSILSMTSNLDFIFAFDFIILGIYAYITRKSFTQVHKRAFKTFFCTFVLPILFIIYVPISITVFNNTDVHNAYLFSNYDKSNTAKYFSPIGYHIMDCYTVYKDSKPYKLTDQDKADINELFEIKKENLPDNEYLGMAKGKNLIYIQVESLENFVIGKTINGKEITPNLNKLVQKSLYFPNTFEQVNEGTSSDADLMVNTSMLPLRQGSTFFRYPNTNYNSLPNLLEGEGYATSAIHPDKGSFWNYKNGLLGIGFDKFTDYYSFNVDEQIGLGISDKRYFEQVVPMLKELKQPFYAETVTLTSHGPFDLPEKYRELGLDPELNESKLGGYFESLHYTDKQIGYFIDQLDKEGLLKNSIIAIMGDHTGIHKYYDDSIGQLSHKEDWYLNTGNPTVPFIIYNPSTNEGKTFDKMYNGEIDVMPTLLYLLGVDKDKYENTALGRNLLNTNKSFAVITNGTLKGGENLTDKEKDIYKKSLDLSDKMIRANYAHNSN from the coding sequence ATGAGTTCTTCTAACTCATATGTTGTTAATTTTTTAAAAAATAGCTTAAAGAATAATATAAAAAAAGATAAGGTTATAAGATTAATTTTCTTTCTAGTAGCTTTTGTCTCTATAGTATTAAAAGGGATTATATTTCAAGGATTTGTTACAAGCAAAGATCCATATACATTTAGCTTTTCTACTGGCTATGAATCTGCTAGTTCTTTCTTAAATTATTATATGGCCTTTACTTTAATATTCTTAAGTTTCTCATTACTATTTAAAGGTAAAGGTAGAATAATCTATACTCTCGTAATCGATTTTCTTTTAACGCTGTTAATATTAATTGATGTCTGGTATTTTAGAGGTTTTTTAACTGTTCCATCTGCATTAATATTAACTCAAACTGCTAATTTAGATAATATGTCTGGAAGTATATTATCTATGACTAGCAATTTAGATTTTATATTTGCATTTGATTTTATAATACTAGGCATATATGCTTACATAACTAGAAAATCATTTACTCAAGTACATAAACGAGCATTTAAAACATTCTTTTGTACTTTTGTATTGCCAATATTATTTATAATTTACGTACCTATAAGTATAACTGTATTCAATAATACAGATGTTCATAATGCTTACTTATTCAGTAATTATGATAAGTCAAATACTGCTAAATATTTTTCTCCTATTGGGTATCATATTATGGACTGTTATACAGTTTATAAAGATTCTAAACCATATAAATTAACAGATCAAGATAAGGCTGATATAAATGAGTTATTTGAAATAAAAAAAGAGAACCTTCCAGATAACGAATACCTTGGAATGGCAAAAGGAAAAAATTTGATTTATATTCAAGTTGAATCTTTAGAAAACTTTGTTATTGGAAAAACAATTAATGGAAAAGAAATAACACCTAATTTGAATAAATTAGTACAAAAATCATTGTACTTCCCTAATACATTTGAGCAAGTAAACGAAGGGACAAGCTCCGATGCTGATTTAATGGTTAATACTTCAATGTTGCCTTTAAGACAAGGAAGTACATTCTTTAGATATCCAAATACTAATTATAATTCATTACCAAATTTATTAGAAGGTGAAGGCTATGCTACTTCTGCTATTCATCCTGACAAAGGTTCTTTTTGGAATTATAAAAATGGATTACTTGGAATAGGTTTTGATAAATTTACTGATTACTACTCATTTAATGTTGATGAACAAATTGGCCTTGGTATAAGTGACAAAAGATACTTCGAGCAAGTTGTTCCTATGTTAAAAGAATTAAAGCAGCCATTCTACGCTGAAACTGTAACATTGACAAGCCATGGTCCATTTGATCTTCCTGAAAAGTATAGAGAACTTGGACTTGATCCTGAATTAAATGAAAGTAAACTTGGTGGATATTTTGAAAGTCTTCACTATACAGATAAACAAATAGGCTATTTTATTGATCAATTAGATAAAGAGGGATTACTAAAAAATAGCATTATAGCAATAATGGGTGACCATACAGGAATTCATAAATATTATGATGATAGCATTGGACAGCTATCTCATAAAGAAGATTGGTATCTAAATACAGGAAATCCGACTGTTCCATTTATTATCTATAATCCATCTACAAATGAAGGAAAAACATTTGATAAAATGTACAATGGCGAGATTGATGTAATGCCAACACTCTTATATTTACTTGGAGTCGATAAAGATAAGTACGAGAACACTGCTTTAGGTAGAAACTTATTAAATACAAATAAATCTTTTGCAGTAATAACTAATGGAACACTTAAAGGCGGGGAAAACTTAACAGATAAAGAAAAAGATATTTATAAAAAATCATTAGATCTTTCGGATAAAATGATACGTGCAAATTATGCTCACAATTCTAATTAG
- the yedF gene encoding sulfurtransferase-like selenium metabolism protein YedF, translated as MKEIDCRGLSYLQIIREVKKYFNSIGEGEAVVVVNNELGRSNVIRYAAHKGYKVDIEDEKNRFLIKMEKRGCLESEDEEEIFSILITRDKIGEGNDDLGITLMSEYFEALNEYDKLPKEILFLNSGVKLFKWDSKAIEDIRMLYKKGVKLLISDTSLDYYKLTEQITFGEIASMYDMVVAMKKAKKLIKL; from the coding sequence ATGAAAGAAATAGATTGCAGAGGATTATCGTATCTACAAATAATAAGAGAAGTTAAGAAGTATTTTAATTCAATTGGAGAAGGAGAAGCTGTTGTAGTAGTAAACAATGAATTAGGGCGGTCCAATGTTATAAGGTATGCAGCACATAAAGGATATAAAGTAGATATAGAGGATGAAAAAAATAGATTTTTAATAAAGATGGAAAAGAGAGGATGCTTAGAATCAGAAGATGAGGAAGAAATTTTTTCTATATTAATAACAAGAGATAAAATTGGTGAGGGAAATGATGATTTGGGAATAACTCTAATGAGTGAATATTTCGAAGCATTGAATGAGTATGATAAACTTCCAAAAGAAATTTTATTCTTAAATTCAGGGGTTAAGTTGTTTAAATGGGATTCTAAGGCTATAGAAGATATACGAATGTTATATAAAAAGGGCGTTAAACTTTTAATAAGTGATACATCCTTAGACTATTATAAATTAACAGAACAAATAACTTTTGGAGAAATAGCAAGCATGTATGATATGGTAGTTGCAATGAAGAAAGCAAAAAAATTAATAAAGCTTTAG
- a CDS encoding NAD(P)/FAD-dependent oxidoreductase yields the protein MPDYELIIIGAGIAGMTAALGAAREGIRKILIIEKESNVGGIINQYIHNGFGKNFLDEPVTGPEYIDFIERQLGEFEIEILLDTTVLEVTERKKVTYVNSRDGIKDLTAQAIIFAMGAKETYSGNVIIPTNGLTGIFTVGEAHRIINLDGYLPGRRTVIIAKNKWGFIVARRLIVEGGNIEAVVIENTFEEMANSEIRDIIDGFDIPVIENSRVTEIEGKTRIEKLKIVNLENEETIEKECDSLLLSVNFLPETTVIKKTSFDINSKTSGFEVVDFATSLEGFFACGNVIYGEKAFWMEETDGIQCGIIAARFVKKSM from the coding sequence ATGCCAGATTATGAATTAATTATTATTGGAGCAGGAATAGCTGGAATGACAGCTGCACTTGGAGCTGCAAGAGAGGGAATAAGAAAAATACTAATTATTGAAAAAGAGTCTAACGTCGGAGGAATAATTAATCAATATATTCATAATGGCTTTGGAAAAAACTTTCTAGATGAGCCAGTGACCGGTCCTGAGTATATTGATTTTATAGAGAGGCAGTTAGGAGAATTTGAAATAGAAATACTTTTAGATACTACAGTTTTAGAAGTGACTGAAAGAAAAAAAGTTACATATGTAAATTCTAGAGATGGTATTAAAGATTTAACCGCTCAAGCAATAATATTTGCTATGGGAGCAAAAGAAACATATTCAGGAAATGTTATAATTCCTACAAATGGACTTACAGGAATATTCACTGTAGGAGAGGCTCATAGAATAATTAATTTAGATGGATATCTACCAGGAAGAAGGACTGTGATTATAGCGAAAAATAAATGGGGATTCATAGTTGCAAGAAGGCTTATAGTAGAAGGTGGAAATATAGAAGCGGTTGTCATTGAGAATACATTTGAAGAAATGGCTAATTCGGAAATACGAGATATTATTGATGGCTTTGATATACCGGTAATAGAGAATTCTAGAGTAACAGAAATTGAAGGAAAAACGCGAATTGAGAAGCTGAAAATAGTTAATTTAGAGAATGAAGAAACAATAGAAAAAGAATGTGATTCGCTTCTATTATCAGTTAATTTCTTGCCAGAAACAACCGTAATTAAAAAAACAAGCTTTGATATAAATTCTAAGACATCTGGATTTGAAGTAGTAGACTTTGCAACATCTTTAGAAGGTTTTTTTGCTTGTGGAAATGTTATATACGGAGAAAAAGCGTTTTGGATGGAAGAAACTGATGGTATACAATGTGGAATTATTGCGGCTAGATTTGTAAAGAAAAGCATGTAG
- a CDS encoding GDSL-type esterase/lipase family protein translates to MNNKLDIIFFGDSLTLGYGVTKQNSWVYKLTQERSLSSLNKACNGDTTTSMLTRYNDDVLIYSPSKIFIMGGSNDLLLGRKIPFIISNIEIMINDGLNIGSKVTLGIPPKIIGQMANSLFSPSHLYSYAEKELPYLKDELINLSNKYNLQFINFYDLTFNRDDIYLDGIHMNSLGHHLMYENALHYF, encoded by the coding sequence ATGAATAATAAGCTTGATATCATTTTCTTTGGAGACAGCCTAACTTTAGGATATGGGGTAACTAAACAAAATTCTTGGGTTTACAAACTTACGCAAGAACGCTCCCTTTCATCATTAAATAAAGCCTGCAATGGTGATACTACCACTTCAATGCTTACTCGCTATAATGATGATGTTTTAATTTATTCTCCATCAAAAATTTTTATAATGGGAGGTAGCAATGATCTTCTTCTTGGACGCAAAATTCCTTTTATAATTAGTAATATTGAAATAATGATTAATGATGGACTAAATATAGGCTCAAAAGTGACTTTAGGAATTCCCCCTAAGATTATTGGCCAAATGGCAAATTCGCTTTTTTCTCCTTCGCATCTATATTCTTATGCAGAAAAAGAACTTCCATATTTAAAGGATGAACTCATTAATTTATCTAATAAATACAATCTTCAATTTATCAATTTCTACGATTTGACATTTAATAGGGATGATATTTATTTAGATGGAATTCACATGAATTCACTTGGCCATCACCTAATGTATGAAAATGCTCTCCATTATTTTTAA
- a CDS encoding RusA family crossover junction endodeoxyribonuclease: MSNYAKVIIKGSPITKSNFKLHNLNGRAILPHSSGKYHDRYALYEQEIALLARNQNPDIVFSESLIALLRVYYKSEKRHPDTINITKSIFDGIEKSGLIINDAQITKIFTEEYYDKENPRFELELFAESEYDFSYKVVKRTTSLKPKLYSPIRKNILSDKTSSSATDYQKDKLDCNAENKCDKKSKKTSSNSLMSSEMIICSICNKAIISDDYVKADSGKTLICKKCFNKLF, translated from the coding sequence ATGTCTAACTATGCTAAAGTTATAATTAAAGGATCACCTATTACAAAATCCAATTTTAAGTTACACAATCTAAATGGACGTGCAATCCTACCACATAGCTCTGGAAAATATCATGATAGGTATGCTCTATACGAACAGGAAATAGCACTTCTTGCAAGAAATCAAAATCCTGATATTGTTTTTTCTGAAAGTCTAATAGCTTTACTAAGAGTATATTATAAAAGTGAAAAGCGTCATCCAGATACCATTAATATTACAAAAAGTATATTTGATGGCATTGAAAAAAGTGGATTAATTATAAATGATGCTCAGATAACCAAAATCTTTACAGAAGAATATTATGATAAAGAGAATCCAAGATTTGAACTAGAACTCTTTGCTGAAAGTGAATATGATTTTAGCTATAAAGTTGTCAAAAGAACTACTTCCTTAAAACCTAAATTATATTCTCCAATAAGAAAAAATATACTATCTGATAAAACTAGTAGTTCTGCAACTGATTATCAAAAAGATAAACTTGATTGCAATGCTGAAAATAAATGTGATAAAAAATCAAAAAAAACCTCATCTAACTCATTAATGTCTAGCGAAATGATTATATGTAGTATCTGCAATAAAGCCATTATTTCAGATGATTATGTAAAAGCCGATTCAGGAAAAACATTAATATGTAAAAAGTGCTTTAACAAACTATTCTAA
- the tsaD gene encoding tRNA (adenosine(37)-N6)-threonylcarbamoyltransferase complex transferase subunit TsaD — translation MDKKIILAIESSCDETAAAVVVNGREVLSNIIASQIDTHKKFGGVVPEVASRMHIEAVDSVVKAALLEAGISIDDVDAIGVTYGPGLVGALLVGLQYAKGLALGSKKPLIGVNHIQGHISANFIEHKDLKPPFVSLVVSGGHTFIVHVKGYRDFEVIGQTRDDAAGEAYDKVARALELGYPGGPKIDKLAKQGNKDAIEFPRAKFQDDTLDFSFSGVKSAVLNYLNKAKMKEEEVNKADIAASFQNAIIDVLKTNLFLTCERKGIKKIAVAGGVASNSCLRETLLEEGRKKGIEILFPSPILCTDNAAMVGSAAYFNYQEGAVSDLNINAKPNLKLGER, via the coding sequence ATGGATAAAAAAATAATTTTAGCAATAGAATCAAGTTGTGATGAAACTGCTGCTGCAGTTGTTGTGAATGGTAGAGAAGTTTTATCAAATATAATTGCTTCACAAATTGATACTCATAAAAAATTTGGAGGAGTGGTTCCAGAAGTTGCGTCGAGAATGCATATTGAGGCAGTAGATAGTGTTGTAAAAGCCGCATTATTAGAAGCAGGAATTTCAATAGACGATGTTGACGCAATAGGAGTTACGTATGGACCAGGACTTGTTGGGGCACTTTTGGTTGGGCTTCAATATGCAAAAGGATTGGCATTAGGTTCTAAAAAGCCTTTAATTGGGGTTAATCATATACAAGGACATATTAGTGCTAATTTTATTGAGCATAAAGATTTAAAGCCACCTTTTGTCTCACTAGTGGTTTCAGGAGGACATACTTTTATTGTGCATGTAAAAGGATATAGGGATTTTGAGGTTATTGGCCAAACAAGAGATGATGCGGCAGGAGAAGCTTATGATAAGGTGGCAAGAGCATTAGAACTTGGATATCCGGGCGGACCCAAAATAGATAAGCTAGCGAAGCAAGGAAATAAGGATGCAATAGAATTTCCAAGAGCTAAGTTTCAAGATGATACATTAGATTTTTCTTTTAGTGGAGTTAAATCAGCTGTGTTGAATTATTTAAATAAAGCAAAAATGAAAGAAGAAGAGGTAAATAAAGCTGATATTGCAGCGTCATTTCAAAATGCGATAATAGATGTATTAAAGACGAATTTATTCTTAACTTGTGAAAGAAAAGGAATAAAAAAGATTGCAGTAGCAGGTGGTGTTGCATCGAATTCTTGTTTAAGAGAAACTTTGCTAGAGGAAGGTAGAAAAAAAGGGATTGAAATTCTATTTCCATCACCTATATTGTGTACAGATAATGCAGCAATGGTAGGAAGTGCAGCATATTTCAACTATCAAGAGGGAGCAGTATCAGATTTAAATATAAATGCAAAACCTAACTTAAAACTAGGGGAGAGGTAG